In Streptomyces ambofaciens ATCC 23877, a single genomic region encodes these proteins:
- a CDS encoding S41 family peptidase yields MVAFTAEDDVWLAPLDGGRAWRVSADNVPVNHPRVSPDGTTVAWTSTRDGAPEVHIAPVDGGPAQRITHWGSIRTQVRGWTPDGRVLALSSHGQASLRRSWARAVPLDGGPATTLPYGPVGDVANGPHTVLLSAPMGREAAWWKRYRGGTAGKLWIDAEDDGEFVRLHSDLDGNIEYPFWVGDRIAFLSDHEGTGALYSSLADGSDLRRHTPLGGFYARHAATDGTRVVYSSAGELWTLDDLDGAEPRRLEIRLGGARVDLRAHPVNAARWFGSASPDHTARGSAVAVRGGVHWVTHRSGPARALAAQPGVRTRLPRAFRADGEEWVAWVTDAEGDDALEFAPATGLAPGATARRLAAGQLGRVLALAMAPDGSRAAVASHDGRVLLVERETGEVREVDRSDNGDASGLVFSPDSAWLAWSHPGPDPLRQLKLANTTDLSVSEATPLRFKDYSPAFTLDGKHLAFLSTRSFDPVYDEHVFDLAFVEGARPYLITLAATTPSPFGPQRHGRPFETPDRDETPDSEGTPTTRIDIEGLADRIVPFPVEAARYSGLRAAKDGVLWLRHPVTGVLGASRATPDDPDPHTELERYDLAQQRVEHLAGDADHFEVSGDGKRVLLWTDGRLKVVPSDRRASGDEDSDTNITVDLGRVRQRVDPAAEWRQMFDETGRIMRDHFWRPDMNGVDWDGVLDRYRPVLDRLATHDDLVDLLWEVHGELGTSHAYVTPRGGHGSGARQGLLGADLSRHEDGTWRIDRVLPSETSDPEARSPLAAPGVAVRAGDAIVAVAGQPVDPVTGPGPLLVGTAGKPVELTVSPSGGGELRHAVVVPLADEEPLRYHAWVADRRAYVHERSGGRLGYLHVPDMVGAGWAQLHRDLRVEVVREGLVVDVRENRGGHTSQLVVEKLARRIVGWDLPRGMRPSSYPLDAPRGPVVAVANEFSGSDGDIVNAAIKALGIGPVVGTRTWGGVIGIDSRYRLVDGTLITQPKYAFWLEGYGWGVENHGVDPDVEVPQRPQDHAAGRDPQLDEAIRLALAALEETPAKTPPSLPELPATD; encoded by the coding sequence TTGGTCGCCTTCACCGCCGAGGACGACGTGTGGCTCGCGCCGCTCGACGGCGGCCGGGCCTGGCGGGTCAGCGCCGACAACGTGCCGGTGAACCATCCGCGCGTCTCGCCCGACGGCACCACGGTCGCCTGGACCTCCACCCGCGACGGCGCCCCCGAGGTGCACATCGCCCCCGTCGACGGCGGCCCCGCCCAGCGCATCACCCACTGGGGCAGCATCAGGACCCAGGTCCGCGGCTGGACCCCGGACGGGAGGGTCCTGGCCCTCAGCAGTCACGGTCAGGCCAGCCTGCGCCGCTCCTGGGCCCGCGCCGTCCCGCTCGACGGCGGACCGGCCACCACCCTGCCGTACGGGCCCGTCGGCGACGTCGCGAACGGCCCGCACACCGTGCTGCTGTCCGCGCCGATGGGCCGCGAGGCCGCCTGGTGGAAGCGCTACCGGGGCGGCACGGCGGGCAAGCTGTGGATCGACGCGGAGGACGACGGCGAGTTCGTACGGCTGCACAGCGACCTCGACGGCAACATCGAGTACCCCTTCTGGGTCGGCGACCGCATCGCGTTCCTCTCCGACCACGAGGGCACCGGAGCCCTCTACTCCTCCCTCGCCGACGGCTCCGACCTGCGCCGCCACACACCGCTCGGGGGCTTCTACGCCCGGCACGCCGCCACCGACGGCACCCGCGTCGTCTACTCCAGCGCCGGTGAGCTGTGGACGCTGGACGACCTGGACGGGGCCGAGCCGCGCCGGCTGGAGATCCGGCTCGGCGGCGCGCGCGTCGACCTCCGGGCCCACCCGGTGAACGCGGCCCGCTGGTTCGGCTCCGCGTCCCCCGACCACACCGCGCGCGGCAGCGCCGTCGCCGTACGCGGGGGAGTGCACTGGGTCACCCACCGCTCCGGACCCGCCCGCGCGCTGGCCGCGCAGCCCGGCGTACGGACCCGGCTGCCGCGCGCCTTCCGCGCCGACGGCGAGGAGTGGGTGGCGTGGGTGACGGACGCCGAGGGCGACGACGCCCTGGAGTTCGCGCCCGCCACCGGCCTCGCGCCGGGCGCCACCGCGCGGCGCCTCGCCGCCGGGCAGCTCGGCCGGGTGCTCGCCCTCGCCATGGCCCCCGACGGCAGCCGGGCCGCCGTCGCCTCGCACGACGGCCGGGTCCTGCTCGTCGAACGGGAGACCGGCGAGGTCCGCGAGGTCGACCGCAGCGACAACGGCGACGCCTCCGGGCTGGTCTTCTCGCCCGACTCCGCCTGGCTCGCCTGGTCCCACCCCGGCCCCGACCCGCTGCGCCAGCTCAAGCTCGCCAACACCACCGACCTGTCGGTCTCCGAGGCGACCCCGCTGCGCTTCAAGGACTACTCGCCGGCCTTCACCCTGGACGGCAAGCACCTCGCCTTCCTGTCCACCCGCTCCTTCGACCCGGTCTACGACGAGCACGTCTTCGACCTGGCCTTCGTCGAGGGCGCCCGCCCCTACCTGATCACCCTCGCCGCGACCACCCCGTCGCCCTTCGGCCCGCAGCGCCACGGCCGCCCCTTCGAGACCCCGGACCGGGACGAGACGCCCGACAGCGAGGGCACCCCGACCACCCGGATCGACATCGAGGGCCTCGCCGACCGCATCGTGCCCTTCCCGGTGGAGGCGGCCCGCTACTCCGGGCTGCGCGCCGCCAAGGACGGCGTGCTGTGGCTGCGCCATCCGGTCACCGGTGTCCTCGGCGCCTCCCGCGCCACCCCGGACGACCCCGACCCGCACACCGAGCTGGAGCGCTACGACCTCGCCCAGCAGCGCGTCGAGCACCTGGCCGGCGACGCCGACCACTTCGAGGTGAGCGGCGACGGCAAGCGGGTGCTGCTGTGGACCGACGGACGCCTCAAGGTCGTGCCGAGCGACCGGCGGGCCTCCGGCGACGAGGACAGCGACACCAACATCACCGTCGACCTCGGCCGCGTCCGGCAGCGGGTCGACCCGGCCGCCGAGTGGCGGCAGATGTTCGACGAGACCGGCCGCATCATGCGGGACCACTTCTGGCGGCCGGACATGAACGGCGTCGACTGGGACGGCGTCCTGGACCGCTACCGGCCCGTCCTGGACCGCCTCGCCACCCACGACGACCTGGTCGACCTCCTCTGGGAGGTGCACGGGGAACTCGGCACCTCGCACGCCTACGTCACCCCCCGCGGCGGCCACGGCTCCGGCGCCCGGCAGGGCCTGCTCGGCGCCGACCTCTCCCGCCACGAGGACGGGACCTGGCGCATCGACCGCGTGCTGCCCTCGGAGACCTCCGACCCCGAGGCCCGTTCCCCGCTCGCCGCGCCCGGAGTCGCCGTGCGCGCCGGGGACGCGATCGTCGCGGTCGCCGGACAACCCGTGGACCCGGTCACCGGGCCGGGCCCGCTGCTGGTCGGCACCGCCGGCAAGCCGGTCGAACTGACCGTCTCCCCGTCCGGCGGCGGCGAACTGCGACACGCCGTCGTCGTCCCCCTCGCCGACGAGGAGCCGCTGCGCTACCACGCCTGGGTCGCCGACCGCCGCGCCTACGTCCACGAGCGCTCCGGCGGCCGGCTCGGCTACCTCCACGTGCCCGACATGGTCGGCGCCGGCTGGGCCCAGCTCCACCGCGACCTGCGCGTCGAGGTGGTCCGGGAGGGCCTGGTCGTCGACGTCCGGGAGAACCGCGGCGGGCACACCTCCCAGCTCGTCGTGGAGAAGCTGGCCCGGCGGATCGTCGGCTGGGACCTGCCGCGCGGCATGCGGCCGTCGAGCTACCCGCTGGACGCGCCCCGCGGACCGGTCGTCGCCGTCGCCAACGAGTTCTCCGGCTCCGACGGCGACATCGTCAACGCGGCGATCAAGGCCCTCGGTATCGGCCCGGTCGTCGGCACCCGCACCTGGGGCGGCGTCATCGGCATCGACAGCCGCTACCGGCTGGTCGACGGGACGCTGATCACCCAGCCCAAGTACGCCTTCTGGCTGGAGGGCTACGGCTGGGGCGTGGAGAACCACGGCGTCGACCCCGACGTCGAGGTCCCGCAACGCCCCCAGGACCACGCGGCGGGCCGCGACCCCCAGCTGGACGAGGCGATCAGGCTGGCCCTGGCCGCGCTGGAGGAGACCCCCGCGAAGACCCCGCCGTCCCTGCCCGAGCTGCCGGCGACCGACTGA
- a CDS encoding adenosine deaminase, translating to MPLPKAELHLHIEGTLEPELAFELAARNGVTLPYADTDALREAYRFEDLQSFLNLYYELMAVLRTERDFEDLANAYLARAAAQGVRHAEIFFDPQAHLARGVEMGTVVEGLWRALGRSRERHGVSTRLILCFLRDESAESALRTLDAAEPHLDRITGVGLDSAEVGHPPVKFREVYEAAAALGLRRVAHAGEEGPPEYVTEALDVLGVERIDHGLRCLEDPALVERLVRDRVPLTLCPLSNVRLRTVDTLADHPLPAMLDAGLMCTVNSDDPAYFGGYAGDNFDAVRRTLGLTEDRLRELARNSFLASFLEDDEELRARYLAEVDAYRFG from the coding sequence ATGCCTCTGCCCAAAGCTGAACTGCACCTCCACATCGAAGGCACTCTGGAGCCCGAGCTGGCCTTCGAGCTGGCCGCCCGCAACGGCGTGACCCTGCCGTACGCGGACACGGACGCGCTGCGCGAGGCGTACCGCTTCGAGGACCTCCAGTCCTTCCTGAACCTGTACTACGAGCTCATGGCCGTCCTGCGCACCGAGCGCGACTTCGAGGACCTCGCGAACGCCTACCTCGCCCGCGCCGCCGCGCAGGGCGTGCGGCACGCGGAGATCTTCTTCGACCCGCAGGCACACCTGGCCCGGGGCGTGGAGATGGGCACGGTCGTGGAGGGGCTGTGGCGGGCGCTGGGCCGCAGCCGGGAGCGGCACGGCGTCTCCACCCGGCTGATCCTGTGCTTCCTGCGCGACGAGTCCGCCGAGTCGGCGCTGCGGACCCTCGACGCCGCCGAGCCCCACCTCGACCGGATCACCGGCGTCGGCCTGGACTCGGCCGAGGTGGGCCATCCGCCGGTGAAGTTCCGCGAGGTGTACGAGGCCGCCGCCGCCCTCGGGCTGCGGCGGGTGGCGCACGCGGGCGAGGAGGGGCCGCCGGAGTACGTCACCGAGGCCCTGGACGTCCTCGGCGTCGAGCGGATCGACCACGGCCTGCGCTGCCTGGAGGACCCGGCGCTGGTCGAGCGGCTGGTGCGCGACCGCGTCCCGCTCACCCTGTGCCCGCTGTCCAACGTGCGGCTGCGGACGGTCGACACCCTCGCCGACCATCCGCTGCCCGCCATGCTGGACGCCGGACTGATGTGCACGGTGAACTCCGACGATCCGGCCTACTTCGGCGGCTACGCGGGTGACAACTTCGACGCCGTGCGCCGGACGCTCGGGCTCACCGAGGACCGGCTGCGGGAGCTGGCCCGCAACTCCTTCCTCGCCTCCTTCCTGGAGGACGACGAGGAGCTGCGGGCGCGGTACCTCGCCGAGGTCGACGCGTACCGCTTCGGCTAG
- a CDS encoding ribonuclease Z → MSVRELVVLGTASQVPTRHRNHNGYLLRWDGEGILFDPGEGTQRQMLRAGVAAHDLNRICVTHFHGDHSLGLAGVIQRVNLDRVPHEVTAHYPRSGQRFFDRLRYATAYRETVALTESPVDTDGVLAVTPGYTLDARRLSHPVESYGYRLTEPDGRRMLPDRLAAHGIKGPDVGRIQRDGSLNGVPLDAVSEIRRGQRFAFVMDTRLCEGVHALAEDCDLLVIESTFLDEDETLATDHGHLTAGQAARAARDAGVRHLVLTHFSQRYADPGEFERQARAAGYEGELTVAHDLLRVPVPKRR, encoded by the coding sequence GTGTCCGTACGTGAACTGGTCGTCCTCGGCACCGCCAGCCAGGTCCCCACCCGCCACCGCAACCACAACGGCTACCTGCTGCGCTGGGACGGCGAGGGCATCCTGTTCGACCCCGGCGAGGGCACGCAGCGCCAGATGCTGCGCGCCGGGGTCGCCGCCCACGACCTGAACCGGATCTGCGTCACCCACTTCCACGGCGACCACAGCCTGGGCCTGGCCGGCGTCATCCAGCGCGTCAACCTCGACCGGGTGCCGCACGAGGTCACCGCCCACTACCCGCGCTCCGGGCAGCGCTTCTTCGACCGCCTGCGGTACGCCACCGCCTACCGCGAGACGGTCGCCCTCACCGAGTCCCCGGTCGACACCGACGGCGTCCTCGCGGTCACCCCCGGGTACACCCTGGACGCCCGCAGACTCTCCCACCCCGTCGAGTCGTACGGCTACCGCCTGACCGAGCCCGACGGCCGCCGCATGCTGCCCGACCGCCTGGCCGCGCACGGCATCAAGGGCCCCGACGTCGGCCGCATCCAGCGCGACGGCTCGCTGAACGGCGTCCCCCTCGACGCGGTCAGCGAGATCCGCCGCGGCCAGCGGTTCGCGTTCGTCATGGACACCAGGCTCTGCGAGGGCGTGCACGCGCTCGCCGAGGACTGCGACCTGCTGGTCATCGAGTCCACCTTCCTCGACGAGGACGAGACCCTCGCCACCGACCACGGCCACCTGACCGCCGGCCAGGCGGCACGGGCCGCCCGGGACGCGGGCGTACGGCACCTGGTGCTCACCCACTTCAGCCAGCGCTACGCGGACCCCGGGGAGTTCGAGCGGCAGGCGCGGGCGGCCGGCTACGAGGGCGAGCTGACCGTGGCCCACGACCTGCTCCGGGTCCCGGTTCCGAAACGACGGTGA
- a CDS encoding 16S rRNA (uracil(1498)-N(3))-methyltransferase gives MTAPVFVVDSLRPGDLPGGEYVLDGPEGRHAVSVKRLRAGEDVVLTDGRGRWAEGVVKAAEGKDRLVVTDLESVHEEPAERPRLTVVQALPKGDRGELAVETMTEVGVDAIVPWAASRCITQWKGERGLKALGKWRATAREAGKQSRRVRFPDVADAATSKQVVSLLADADFAAVLHESGDEPLAAAELPASGDIVLVVGPEGGVSPEELALFAAAGAQAYRLGRSVLRTSTAGTAATAVLLARTGRWS, from the coding sequence ATGACGGCACCGGTGTTCGTGGTCGACTCGCTCCGGCCGGGCGACCTGCCCGGCGGGGAGTACGTCCTGGACGGCCCGGAGGGGCGGCACGCCGTCTCCGTGAAGCGGCTGCGCGCCGGCGAGGACGTCGTCCTCACCGACGGACGCGGACGCTGGGCCGAGGGCGTGGTGAAGGCCGCCGAGGGCAAGGACCGCCTCGTCGTCACCGACCTGGAGAGCGTCCACGAGGAGCCCGCGGAACGGCCCCGCCTCACCGTCGTGCAGGCCCTGCCCAAGGGCGACCGCGGCGAGCTGGCCGTCGAGACGATGACCGAGGTCGGCGTCGACGCGATCGTGCCCTGGGCGGCGTCCCGCTGCATCACCCAGTGGAAGGGCGAGCGCGGCCTGAAGGCGCTCGGCAAGTGGCGGGCGACGGCCCGGGAGGCCGGCAAGCAGTCCCGCCGGGTCCGCTTCCCCGACGTCGCGGACGCAGCGACGAGCAAGCAGGTTGTCTCACTTCTGGCCGACGCCGACTTCGCGGCCGTACTCCACGAGAGCGGCGACGAGCCCCTGGCAGCCGCCGAACTGCCCGCCTCCGGCGACATCGTGCTGGTCGTCGGACCCGAAGGGGGCGTGTCCCCCGAGGAGTTGGCGCTCTTCGCCGCGGCCGGCGCCCAGGCCTACCGTCTGGGCCGCAGCGTCCTGCGCACCTCCACCGCGGGTACCGCCGCGACCGCCGTCCTCCTGGCCCGTACCGGCCGCTGGTCCTGA
- a CDS encoding nitronate monooxygenase, with amino-acid sequence MSSALTDLFPYPIVQAPMAGGVSVPQLAAAVCEAGGLGFLAAGYKTADGMYQEIKQLRGLTSRPFGVNLFMPQPETPGTGPCGAADAASTNAAAVGLYAHQLAGEAAWYETELGDPDSGRDDGYDTKLAVLLDNPVPVVSFHFGVPSREVVDSLHRVGTFALVTATTAEEARAVERSGADAVIAQGAEAGGHQGTHRDHPETGGTGTGLLSLVAQVREAVSLPVVAAGGIMRGGQIAAVLAAGASAAQLGTAFLATPESGAHALHKQALTNPLFVRTELTRAFSGRPARGLVNRFLREHGPYAPAAYPDVHHLTAPLRKAAAKAGDAQGMALWAGQGHRMARELPAGQLVEVLVAELAAAGTALSGLSGFATGGTGR; translated from the coding sequence ATGTCCTCCGCACTGACCGATCTCTTCCCCTACCCGATCGTGCAGGCGCCCATGGCGGGCGGCGTCTCCGTGCCGCAGCTCGCCGCCGCGGTCTGCGAGGCGGGAGGGCTGGGATTCCTGGCCGCCGGGTACAAGACCGCGGACGGGATGTACCAGGAGATCAAGCAGCTGCGGGGGCTGACGAGCCGCCCCTTCGGCGTCAACCTCTTCATGCCGCAGCCCGAGACACCCGGCACCGGCCCCTGTGGGGCGGCCGACGCCGCGTCCACGAACGCCGCCGCCGTCGGCCTCTACGCCCACCAGCTCGCCGGCGAGGCCGCCTGGTACGAGACGGAGCTGGGCGACCCCGACAGCGGCCGCGACGACGGATACGACACCAAGCTCGCGGTGCTGCTGGACAACCCGGTGCCGGTGGTGTCGTTCCACTTCGGCGTCCCGAGCCGCGAGGTCGTCGACTCCCTGCACCGCGTCGGCACCTTCGCCCTGGTCACGGCGACCACCGCCGAGGAGGCCAGGGCCGTCGAGCGGTCCGGCGCCGACGCGGTGATCGCGCAGGGCGCCGAGGCCGGCGGACACCAGGGCACCCACCGCGACCACCCGGAGACGGGCGGTACCGGCACCGGACTGCTGTCCCTGGTCGCGCAGGTCCGGGAGGCGGTGAGCCTGCCCGTCGTCGCCGCCGGCGGCATCATGCGCGGTGGTCAGATCGCCGCCGTCCTCGCGGCCGGCGCGAGCGCGGCCCAGCTCGGCACCGCCTTCCTCGCCACTCCGGAGTCCGGCGCGCACGCCCTGCACAAGCAGGCCCTGACCAACCCCCTGTTCGTGCGCACCGAACTGACCCGGGCCTTCTCCGGGCGCCCCGCGCGCGGCCTGGTCAACCGCTTCCTGCGCGAGCACGGCCCCTACGCACCCGCCGCCTACCCGGACGTCCACCACCTCACCGCGCCGCTGCGCAAGGCGGCGGCGAAGGCGGGCGACGCGCAGGGCATGGCGCTGTGGGCGGGGCAGGGCCACCGGATGGCCCGGGAACTGCCCGCCGGGCAGCTGGTGGAGGTGCTGGTGGCCGAACTCGCCGCCGCCGGGACAGCGTTGTCGGGCTTGTCGGGCTTCGCGACGGGAGGTACGGGCCGATGA
- a CDS encoding histidine triad nucleotide-binding protein translates to MAGEPQDDCLFCKIVAGQIPATIVRETDTTVAFRDINPQAPTHVLVIPKAHYRDAAALAAGAPELAADVLRETQAIADQEQLDSYRIVFNTGSGAGQTVWHTHAHVLGGRGLEWPPG, encoded by the coding sequence ATGGCGGGCGAACCACAGGACGACTGCCTGTTCTGCAAGATCGTCGCAGGCCAGATCCCCGCGACGATCGTCCGCGAGACGGACACCACCGTCGCCTTCCGGGACATCAACCCCCAGGCGCCGACGCACGTCCTGGTGATCCCCAAGGCCCACTACCGGGACGCGGCCGCGCTCGCCGCCGGTGCTCCGGAACTGGCGGCGGACGTCCTGCGCGAGACCCAGGCGATCGCGGACCAGGAGCAGCTGGACAGCTACCGCATCGTCTTCAACACCGGCAGCGGCGCGGGCCAGACCGTCTGGCACACCCACGCCCACGTCCTCGGCGGCCGCGGCCTCGAATGGCCCCCCGGATAG